A portion of the Streptomyces coeruleoprunus genome contains these proteins:
- a CDS encoding DUF4259 domain-containing protein, translating into MGTWDVGPFDNDSAADFGDTLDEAPADAREGIVRDALSRASDTKGYLDADVAEEAVAAAALVAAQCPGGEPADPHYGPHEPLPDLTALRPLAARALDRVLTEPSELPELWADSDGGPWEATIHQLRDTLARPLGDQSP; encoded by the coding sequence ATGGGCACCTGGGATGTCGGCCCCTTCGACAACGACAGCGCGGCCGACTTCGGCGACACCCTCGACGAGGCACCGGCGGACGCGCGCGAGGGCATCGTCCGCGACGCGCTCAGCCGTGCGAGCGACACCAAGGGGTACCTCGACGCGGACGTGGCCGAAGAGGCGGTCGCCGCGGCCGCGCTGGTCGCCGCGCAATGCCCCGGCGGCGAACCCGCCGATCCCCACTACGGCCCCCACGAGCCCCTGCCCGACCTCACCGCCCTGCGCCCTCTCGCCGCCCGGGCCCTCGACCGCGTCCTCACCGAGCCGTCCGAACTGCCCGAACTCTGGGCCGACTCGGACGGCGGCCCCTGGGAGGCGACGATCCACCAGCTCCGCGACACCCTTGCCCGTCCGCTCGGAGACCAGTCGCCCTGA
- a CDS encoding chaplin codes for MSRLVRALLGVLGCGVLLLGPAAATGAAAGVTSGDGINICGNSVTVIGWGNDAEGNECSNGEKS; via the coding sequence ATGAGTCGCCTCGTACGAGCCCTTCTGGGCGTCCTCGGCTGCGGAGTGCTGCTCCTCGGACCGGCGGCCGCCACCGGAGCCGCGGCCGGCGTCACCAGCGGGGACGGTATCAACATCTGCGGCAACAGCGTCACCGTCATCGGGTGGGGCAACGACGCCGAGGGCAACGAGTGCTCCAACGGCGAGAAGTCATAG
- a CDS encoding alpha/beta hydrolase has product MAKIEVNGVGLWYEAGGDGDPVVLVHGSWGDHHNWDGVVHALALGHRVLTYDRRGHSDSDRPEGQGSLYEDEEDLAALMETLGFAPAYVAGNSYGASIVLGLAARRPELVRGLVAHEAPLLDVVGDIPELRERMAATAERIDAVLALLQAGETEAGARRFVEEVAFGPGAWEQLPQRLRDTFLRNAATFSDEQADPHWASLDLARLGGYTGPALLTRGTESPPWFGVIVDRLAEALPGARTHVFQGAGHIPHVTHPEQYAERVTAFLDHADRATA; this is encoded by the coding sequence ATGGCGAAGATCGAGGTCAACGGCGTAGGCCTGTGGTACGAGGCCGGCGGGGACGGGGACCCGGTCGTCCTCGTCCACGGTTCCTGGGGGGATCACCACAACTGGGACGGGGTGGTTCACGCGCTCGCGCTGGGCCACCGGGTGCTCACCTACGACCGCCGGGGCCACAGCGACAGTGACCGGCCGGAGGGGCAGGGGTCGCTGTACGAGGACGAGGAGGACCTGGCAGCACTGATGGAGACGCTGGGGTTCGCCCCGGCGTACGTCGCGGGCAACTCCTACGGCGCCTCGATCGTCCTCGGGCTCGCCGCCCGGCGGCCCGAGCTGGTCCGGGGGCTCGTCGCCCACGAGGCGCCGCTGCTCGACGTCGTGGGCGACATTCCCGAACTGCGGGAGCGGATGGCGGCCACGGCCGAGCGGATCGACGCCGTCCTGGCGCTGCTCCAGGCGGGGGAGACCGAGGCCGGGGCCCGCCGGTTCGTGGAGGAGGTCGCCTTCGGGCCGGGGGCGTGGGAGCAGCTGCCGCAGCGGCTGCGCGACACCTTCCTCAGGAACGCCGCCACGTTCTCCGACGAGCAGGCCGACCCCCACTGGGCCTCGCTCGACCTCGCCCGGCTGGGCGGCTACACCGGCCCCGCGCTGCTCACGCGCGGCACGGAGAGCCCGCCCTGGTTCGGCGTGATCGTCGACCGGCTCGCCGAGGCGCTGCCCGGGGCCCGCACCCACGTCTTCCAGGGCGCCGGACACATCCCGCACGTCACGCACCCGGAGCAGTACGCGGAACGCGTGACCGCCTTCCTCGACCACGCCGACCGGGCGACGGCATAG
- the fusA gene encoding elongation factor G: MRTNPHHRSVDPLTAVRNLGILAHVDAGKTTVTERILYLTGATHKRGEVHDGTTVTDFDPQERDRGITIFAAAVSCVWDGHRINLIDTPGHVDFSDEVARSLRVLDGAVAVFDAVAGVEPQSEAVWRQADHHGVPRIAFVNKLDRAGADLDAAVASIRERLHTVPLVVQMPIGREDGFTGVVDLLRMRALVWADRRDSFEEGPVPEALREEAGRRRRLLEEAVAELHPAALEEFCAESSVSAGTLAAALRELTLGGEGVVVLCGSAYRNRGIEPLLEAVTAYLPSPLDVPAVRGTLGDTVQERAADPAAPFAALVFKVNATATGRLTCLRVYSGTLLKGDAVLDMGVGRTERVGRILRVQADRHAETDRAVAGDIVAVVGLKSARAGTTLCAPAAPLVLEPPSAAEPVVSVAVEARRSLDTDRLAGALARLVEEDPSLVVRTDAETGQTVLSGLGELHLEVAVEKIRRGHGLEVAVGRPQVAYRETVARGVSGLVYRHVKQDGGAGQFAHVVLDVEPLEVAPGSAGEFVFRSAVVGGRVPQEFVRAVEAGCRDALAEGPLGGHPVTGLRVTLTDGATHSRDSSEPAFRTAGRLGLREALRAGAMALLEPVAEVTATVPDEAVGGVLGDLAARRGRVSGSTARTGTTVITATVPLAELFGYATRLRSRTQGRGTFTSRPAGYAPAPAVPALR; this comes from the coding sequence GTGCGTACGAACCCGCACCACCGTTCCGTCGATCCGCTGACCGCCGTACGGAATCTCGGCATCCTCGCCCATGTGGACGCCGGCAAGACCACCGTGACGGAGCGGATCCTGTATCTCACCGGCGCGACCCACAAGCGGGGCGAGGTGCACGACGGGACGACCGTCACCGACTTCGACCCGCAGGAACGCGACCGTGGCATCACCATCTTCGCCGCGGCGGTCAGCTGCGTCTGGGACGGTCACCGGATCAACCTCATCGACACGCCCGGCCACGTCGACTTCTCCGACGAGGTGGCGCGCTCGCTGCGCGTACTCGACGGCGCCGTCGCGGTGTTCGACGCCGTCGCGGGCGTCGAACCGCAGAGCGAGGCGGTGTGGCGGCAGGCCGACCACCACGGGGTGCCGCGCATCGCGTTCGTCAACAAGCTGGACCGGGCGGGCGCGGACCTCGACGCGGCCGTCGCGTCGATCCGGGAACGGCTGCACACCGTCCCGCTGGTGGTCCAGATGCCCATCGGACGCGAGGACGGGTTCACCGGTGTGGTGGATCTGCTGCGCATGCGGGCGCTGGTGTGGGCGGACCGCCGCGACTCGTTCGAGGAGGGGCCAGTACCGGAGGCGCTGCGCGAGGAGGCGGGGCGTCGCCGCAGGCTGCTGGAGGAGGCGGTGGCGGAGCTGCACCCCGCCGCGCTGGAGGAGTTCTGCGCGGAGTCGTCGGTGTCGGCCGGGACGCTCGCGGCGGCGCTGCGCGAGCTGACGCTCGGCGGTGAAGGCGTGGTCGTGCTGTGCGGCTCGGCGTACCGCAACCGCGGGATCGAGCCGCTGCTGGAGGCCGTCACGGCGTACCTGCCGTCGCCGCTGGACGTGCCGGCGGTGCGCGGGACGCTGGGCGACACGGTGCAGGAGCGGGCCGCCGATCCGGCGGCGCCGTTCGCCGCGCTGGTCTTCAAGGTGAACGCGACGGCCACGGGCCGGCTGACGTGTCTGCGGGTGTACTCGGGAACGCTGCTGAAGGGGGACGCCGTGCTGGACATGGGCGTGGGGCGTACGGAGCGGGTCGGCCGGATCCTGCGCGTGCAGGCCGACCGGCACGCGGAGACGGACCGGGCGGTCGCCGGGGACATCGTCGCCGTGGTCGGGCTGAAGTCGGCGCGCGCCGGCACCACGCTGTGCGCGCCCGCCGCGCCGCTGGTGCTGGAGCCGCCGAGCGCCGCGGAACCGGTGGTTTCGGTGGCGGTCGAGGCCCGCAGGAGCCTGGACACGGACCGGCTGGCGGGCGCGCTGGCGCGGCTCGTGGAGGAGGATCCGTCGCTGGTGGTCAGGACCGACGCCGAGACCGGCCAGACGGTCCTGTCGGGTCTTGGCGAGCTGCACCTGGAGGTGGCGGTGGAGAAGATCCGCCGCGGCCACGGGCTGGAGGTCGCCGTGGGCCGGCCCCAGGTGGCGTACCGCGAGACGGTCGCCCGCGGGGTGTCCGGGCTGGTGTACCGGCACGTCAAACAGGACGGCGGGGCGGGGCAGTTCGCCCATGTGGTCCTGGACGTCGAACCGCTGGAGGTGGCGCCGGGCTCGGCCGGGGAGTTCGTGTTCCGGTCGGCCGTCGTCGGTGGCCGCGTGCCGCAGGAGTTCGTCCGCGCGGTGGAGGCGGGCTGCCGGGACGCCCTGGCGGAGGGTCCGCTGGGCGGCCATCCGGTGACGGGGCTGCGGGTCACGCTCACCGACGGGGCGACCCACTCCAGGGACTCGTCGGAGCCGGCCTTCCGCACGGCGGGCCGGCTCGGCCTGCGGGAAGCCCTGCGAGCCGGTGCCATGGCCCTCCTGGAGCCCGTGGCCGAGGTCACGGCGACGGTGCCCGACGAGGCCGTGGGCGGTGTGCTCGGTGACCTGGCCGCACGGCGCGGCCGCGTCTCCGGCTCGACGGCGAGGACCGGTACGACGGTGATCACCGCGACGGTCCCGCTGGCCGAGCTGTTCGGCTACGCGACCCGCCTGCGCAGCCGCACCCAGGGCCGGGGCACCTTCACCAGCCGCCCGGCCGGGTACGCCCCGGCGCCGGCGGTCCCGGCGCTCCGGTGA
- a CDS encoding SgcJ/EcaC family oxidoreductase, translating into MKRQIRLRAVIATSVALVAAGTVTAGVGIASPEHKTAERRPPAAAAKPTPKEIAGLFDAWNAALRTGDPETVAARYAPDAVLLPTASPKIRTNHGEIVDYFEHFLQKKPVGEKVRSVITVLDSNSAIDAGLYRFHVTDPATGAKKAIDARYTYEYEKRGGTWLIVNHHSSVLPAEG; encoded by the coding sequence ATGAAGCGTCAGATACGCCTGCGTGCCGTGATCGCCACCTCCGTCGCCCTCGTCGCCGCCGGCACCGTCACCGCCGGCGTCGGCATCGCGTCGCCGGAGCACAAGACGGCCGAGCGCCGCCCCCCGGCGGCCGCCGCCAAGCCCACCCCGAAGGAGATCGCCGGCCTCTTCGACGCGTGGAACGCGGCCCTGCGGACCGGCGACCCGGAGACCGTCGCGGCCCGCTACGCCCCCGACGCGGTGCTCCTCCCCACGGCCTCGCCGAAGATCCGTACGAACCACGGCGAGATCGTGGACTACTTCGAGCACTTCCTCCAGAAGAAGCCGGTCGGCGAGAAGGTCCGCAGCGTCATCACGGTCCTCGACAGCAACTCCGCGATCGACGCCGGGCTGTACCGCTTCCACGTCACCGACCCGGCCACGGGCGCCAAGAAGGCCATCGACGCCCGCTACACCTACGAGTACGAGAAGCGCGGCGGTACCTGGCTGATCGTCAACCACCACTCCTCGGTGCTGCCTGCCGAGGGCTGA
- a CDS encoding HAMP domain-containing sensor histidine kinase, with product MIRQLIVSYVLLVAVAVAAFTVPVAFTLTDQLRGDTQESVRREARTMALLLADGDTASRQAMVRMARAYEKEVPGTVQAVTAGGGAVPGLPLPPRRGRSYDAGVIRALEKGEPTIDWGSDFVWGEHLVVTVPARSQTAPREVVGAVRISYSTAGLTNRLWTIWGFRAILAVAVLGVAAGLGALVARRLTRPLRQLNDMASRFSDGDLTARSPVTGPSETQTLARTLNQGAERLDTLVAAQRIFVADASHQLRTPLTALRLSLDNIADGVDDEFVREDVEQATAEVVRMSRLVNGLLVLARAEAKVSAAEPLTLRDIVDERLGVWRPAADERGVRIALRADADSRVRVLSSPGHLDQVLDNVLSNALEVSPDGGTITVGVESRPDEVVLEVRDEGPGMSPAEQSRAFDRFWRGQGLTGRSGSGLGLAVVKQLVTDDGGSVTLRDAPGGGLSVRIALRTAAAAGPRLSPRQAAPRSGG from the coding sequence ATGATCCGTCAGCTCATCGTCAGCTACGTGCTGCTCGTCGCCGTGGCCGTGGCCGCGTTCACCGTCCCGGTGGCGTTCACGCTCACCGACCAGCTGCGGGGCGACACGCAGGAGTCGGTGCGCCGCGAGGCCCGCACGATGGCCCTGCTGCTCGCGGACGGCGACACCGCCTCGCGCCAGGCGATGGTCCGGATGGCCCGGGCGTACGAGAAGGAGGTGCCCGGCACCGTCCAGGCGGTCACCGCGGGCGGTGGCGCCGTGCCCGGACTGCCCCTGCCCCCGCGGCGGGGCCGGTCGTACGACGCCGGCGTGATCCGGGCCCTGGAGAAGGGCGAGCCCACGATCGACTGGGGCTCGGACTTCGTGTGGGGCGAGCATCTGGTGGTCACCGTCCCGGCGCGGTCGCAGACGGCACCCCGCGAGGTCGTCGGAGCGGTCCGGATCAGCTACTCCACGGCGGGCCTCACCAACCGCCTGTGGACCATCTGGGGCTTCCGGGCGATCCTCGCGGTCGCCGTCCTCGGGGTGGCCGCCGGGCTCGGCGCGCTGGTCGCGCGGCGGCTGACGCGGCCGCTGCGGCAGCTGAACGACATGGCGAGCCGCTTCAGCGACGGCGACCTCACCGCCCGCTCCCCCGTCACCGGGCCGTCCGAGACGCAGACCCTGGCGCGCACCCTCAACCAGGGCGCCGAACGGCTCGACACCCTGGTCGCCGCGCAGCGGATCTTCGTCGCGGACGCCTCGCACCAGCTGCGCACCCCGCTCACGGCGCTGCGTCTGTCCCTGGACAACATCGCGGACGGCGTCGACGACGAGTTCGTCCGCGAGGACGTGGAACAGGCCACCGCCGAGGTCGTACGGATGAGCCGGCTGGTCAACGGGCTGCTGGTGCTGGCCCGTGCCGAGGCGAAGGTGTCGGCGGCCGAGCCGCTGACGCTGCGCGACATCGTCGACGAGCGCCTGGGGGTGTGGCGGCCGGCCGCCGACGAGCGGGGGGTGCGGATCGCCCTGCGGGCGGACGCCGACTCCCGCGTACGGGTGCTGAGCAGTCCCGGGCACCTGGACCAGGTGCTGGACAACGTGCTGTCCAACGCGCTGGAGGTCTCGCCCGACGGCGGGACGATCACGGTGGGCGTGGAGAGCCGTCCGGACGAGGTGGTGCTGGAGGTACGGGACGAGGGGCCGGGGATGTCCCCCGCCGAGCAGTCCCGCGCCTTCGACCGGTTCTGGCGCGGTCAGGGGCTGACCGGCCGTTCGGGTTCGGGGCTCGGACTGGCCGTCGTCAAGCAGTTGGTGACCGACGACGGCGGCAGCGTGACGCTGCGGGACGCCCCGGGCGGCGGCCTGAGCGTACGGATCGCCCTGCGTACGGCGGCCGCCGCGGGCCCGCGGCTCAGCCCTCGGCAGGCAGCACCGAGGAGTGGTGGTTGA
- a CDS encoding response regulator transcription factor → MRVLLVEDDEPVAESLRRGLLRYGFAVQWVTTGQAALAVTDPYDLVLLDLGLPDTDGLDVCRALRGRGEVPIIVISARSDETDRVVGLEIGADDYVSKPFGVREVIARIRAVMRRVRPREQTAGSGQDGPDRYGRRLTVDRRAARVRLDGTEVALTPKEYDLLAFLTEEPGALMSREQIMEAVWDANWFGPTKTLDVHVGALRRKLAGAITIEAVRGVGFRLNVTEDGGDAGPGDLGSGGGDAPGAAAARGPSGSRTSV, encoded by the coding sequence GTGCGTGTACTTCTGGTGGAAGACGACGAGCCCGTGGCCGAGTCGCTCCGGCGCGGGCTGCTGCGCTACGGCTTCGCGGTGCAGTGGGTGACGACGGGGCAGGCCGCACTGGCGGTGACCGACCCGTACGACCTGGTGCTGCTCGACCTCGGCCTGCCCGACACCGACGGCCTGGACGTGTGCCGGGCCCTGCGCGGGCGCGGCGAGGTGCCGATCATCGTGATCAGCGCCCGCAGCGACGAGACCGACCGGGTGGTGGGCCTGGAGATCGGCGCGGACGACTACGTCTCCAAGCCCTTCGGCGTACGGGAGGTCATCGCCCGGATCAGGGCGGTGATGCGCCGCGTACGGCCCCGGGAACAGACGGCCGGCAGCGGCCAGGACGGGCCGGACCGGTACGGGCGGCGGCTGACCGTCGACCGCAGGGCGGCCCGGGTCCGGCTCGACGGGACGGAGGTGGCGCTCACGCCCAAGGAGTACGACCTGCTCGCGTTCCTCACCGAGGAGCCGGGCGCGCTGATGTCCCGTGAGCAGATCATGGAGGCCGTCTGGGACGCCAACTGGTTCGGACCGACCAAGACCCTGGACGTGCACGTGGGCGCGCTGCGGCGCAAGCTCGCCGGAGCCATCACGATCGAGGCGGTGCGCGGGGTCGGGTTCCGCCTGAACGTGACGGAGGACGGCGGGGACGCGGGACCGGGTGACCTGGGCAGCGGCGGTGGCGACGCTCCGGGCGCCGCGGCTGCCCGCGGCCCCTCCGGGAGCCGGACGTCCGTATGA
- a CDS encoding GerMN domain-containing protein translates to MGPDTRTTPVRFRRLRPAALAAVLVVPLALTACGNGNGNGAQGTPTDAPRPTTPSPTGTPTTPGTGATPPPTTAPPRTSTPAPKPPPPPTTPGSGQKQVRAAVYFLHGEQVSPAPRTVTTPATTAGALRALLAGPSPYERGHGRTTAIPSGTKLHSVVVRDRVATVDLSGRYDDGGGTLSMRARLAQVVFTATRFPTVEKVQFALDGKPVRAFGGEGIALNKPVGRADFEDLTPDVLVESPMIGDTVRSPLRVWGSANTFEATFRLKVTDAAGRTAANPYGTATSGSGTRGTFDVKFPYKATVTGPGVLTAYWDSPEDGRPVVSDTIPVNVVR, encoded by the coding sequence ATGGGCCCTGACACCCGCACCACACCCGTACGATTCAGACGGCTCCGTCCGGCGGCGCTCGCCGCCGTCCTGGTCGTTCCGCTCGCGCTCACCGCGTGCGGCAACGGCAACGGGAACGGAGCGCAAGGGACGCCCACGGACGCCCCGCGCCCCACCACACCCTCGCCCACCGGGACCCCCACCACCCCCGGGACGGGCGCCACCCCACCCCCCACCACCGCGCCCCCGCGCACGTCCACCCCGGCGCCCAAGCCGCCCCCGCCGCCCACGACTCCGGGCAGCGGCCAGAAGCAGGTCCGCGCCGCCGTCTACTTCCTGCACGGCGAGCAGGTGTCCCCGGCCCCGCGCACGGTGACCACGCCGGCCACCACCGCCGGTGCCCTGCGCGCCCTGCTGGCCGGACCCAGCCCCTACGAACGCGGCCACGGCCGCACCACCGCCATCCCCTCCGGCACGAAGTTGCACTCCGTCGTCGTCCGCGACCGCGTCGCGACCGTGGACCTGTCCGGGCGGTACGACGACGGCGGCGGAACGCTGTCGATGCGCGCCCGCCTCGCCCAGGTCGTCTTCACGGCGACCCGCTTCCCGACCGTCGAGAAGGTGCAGTTCGCCCTCGACGGCAAGCCGGTACGGGCCTTCGGCGGCGAGGGCATCGCCCTCAACAAGCCGGTCGGCCGCGCGGACTTCGAGGACCTGACGCCCGACGTCCTCGTCGAATCGCCCATGATCGGCGACACCGTCCGGAGCCCGCTGAGGGTGTGGGGCAGCGCGAACACCTTCGAGGCCACGTTCCGGCTCAAGGTGACCGACGCCGCGGGCCGCACGGCGGCCAACCCCTACGGCACCGCCACCTCGGGCAGCGGCACGCGCGGCACCTTCGACGTGAAGTTCCCGTACAAGGCCACCGTCACCGGCCCCGGTGTGCTGACGGCGTACTGGGACTCGCCGGAGGACGGCCGCCCCGTCGTCTCCGACACCATCCCGGTGAACGTGGTCCGCTGA
- a CDS encoding hydroxyacid dehydrogenase: MTAENVPQVFPPEVMARLRETVDIDPALVVQDFGDPAARATLAGTEILITGWGCPPIDADVLRAAPRLRAVLHAAGSVKHMITPECWERGLLVSSAAAANALPVAEYTLAMILVTGKDLVAARERYRARRTFGPFGIIPATGNFGRRVGVVGASRIGRRLIELLRPFDFEVSLADPYADEATAKELGVRLRPLDDLLRTSDVVTIHAPETPQTRHLIGRRELALMPDASVLVNTARGSLVDTDALVDEVRTGRIGAVLDVTEPEPLPPDSPLLDLPNVFVTPHLAGSQGNEVHRLGLTVVEELERLLRGEGLVHGVDRATLERTA; the protein is encoded by the coding sequence ATGACCGCCGAGAACGTCCCCCAGGTCTTCCCTCCGGAGGTCATGGCCCGGCTCCGCGAAACCGTCGACATCGACCCCGCCCTCGTCGTGCAGGACTTCGGCGACCCCGCCGCGCGCGCGACCCTCGCCGGGACGGAGATCCTCATCACCGGCTGGGGCTGCCCGCCCATCGACGCGGACGTACTCCGGGCGGCGCCCCGACTGCGAGCGGTCCTGCACGCGGCGGGCTCCGTCAAGCACATGATCACACCCGAGTGCTGGGAGCGCGGCCTGCTCGTCTCGTCGGCCGCCGCCGCCAACGCGCTGCCCGTCGCCGAGTACACGCTCGCCATGATCCTGGTGACCGGCAAGGACCTCGTCGCGGCCCGCGAGCGCTACCGCGCCCGGCGCACCTTCGGCCCGTTCGGCATCATCCCCGCCACCGGCAACTTCGGCCGCCGGGTCGGCGTCGTCGGCGCCTCCCGCATCGGCCGCAGGCTCATCGAACTGCTCCGCCCCTTCGACTTCGAGGTGAGCCTCGCGGACCCGTACGCCGACGAGGCCACGGCGAAGGAACTCGGCGTGCGCCTGCGCCCGCTCGACGACCTCCTGCGCACCAGCGACGTCGTCACGATCCACGCCCCCGAGACACCGCAGACCCGGCACCTCATCGGGCGCCGCGAGCTGGCGCTGATGCCCGACGCGTCGGTCCTCGTCAACACCGCGCGCGGCAGCCTCGTCGACACGGACGCCCTGGTGGACGAGGTCCGAACGGGCCGGATCGGTGCGGTCCTGGACGTCACCGAGCCCGAGCCGCTGCCGCCCGACTCGCCCCTCCTCGACCTCCCGAACGTCTTCGTCACCCCCCACCTGGCGGGCTCCCAGGGCAACGAGGTCCACCGCCTGGGCCTCACGGTGGTGGAGGAGCTGGAGCGGTTGCTGCGGGGTGAGGGGCTGGTGCACGGGGTGGACCGCGCGACGCTGGAACGCACGGCGTGA